GTGCGGCCGCCCTCGCGGATGGCGAAGCGCAGGCCCTTCTCCATGGCCACCGGCGTGATCAGCTCGATCTCCAGCGTCACGTTGTCCCCCGGCATCACCATCTCGGTGCCACTGGGCAGGTGCGCCACCCCGGTCACGTCGGTCGTGCGGAAGTAGAACTGCGGCCGGTAGCCGTTGAAGAACGGCGTGTGCCGCCCGCCCTCTTCCTTGCTGA
This genomic interval from Terriglobales bacterium contains the following:
- the tuf gene encoding elongation factor Tu (EF-Tu; promotes GTP-dependent binding of aminoacyl-tRNA to the A-site of ribosomes during protein biosynthesis; when the tRNA anticodon matches the mRNA codon, GTP hydrolysis results; the inactive EF-Tu-GDP leaves the ribosome and release of GDP is promoted by elongation factor Ts; many prokaryotes have two copies of the gene encoding EF-Tu), which translates into the protein LLLRGTGKDEVERGMVLAKPASITPHTKFKAEVYVLSKEEGGRHTPFFNGYRPQFYFRTTDVTGVAHLPSGTEMVMPGDNVTLEIELITPVAMEKGLRFAIREGGRTVGAGTISEIVK